A window from Vulpes vulpes isolate BD-2025 chromosome 9, VulVul3, whole genome shotgun sequence encodes these proteins:
- the ADAM29 gene encoding disintegrin and metalloproteinase domain-containing protein 29 — protein sequence MTLIKALLYMRIIPLLPWLGVLLSFCEYTQAEDPQYQSTPEVVIPLKIPDTSRGMKPSGWLSYSLRFGGKRHIVHMKAKKYLLSRHLPVFTYTDQGALLEEQPFVPKDCYYHGYVEGDPESLVSLSSCSGGFQGLLQINDFAYEIKPMTFSTKFEHLVYKMDSEKTQISGMNSDFMQEETVSQLESQKINNSTQKQSAYSNWWVHMYIMELAVVVDHSLYVHIKKNISKFNEDLYAMVNIVDSIYDGMGLKLSLFGLEYWTERNYVQVNHVHRSLRYFCVWKNSNFGLRLQHDTVHLFINQTVRGMSGLGYRNGMCHPLQSCAIITTTNKTLNKIAIAIAHHLGHNLGMTHDDAFCKCGHPKCIMHVSNPPVTAFSNCSYSYFWSYSLQFAKCLFYKTHPKDIFSKKRCGDGIVEGDEECDCGSLLSCSTDACCLTNCTLAYGSICAFGLCCKDCQLLPPGIMCRKEVNECDLPEWCDGRSPFCPKDVYVEDGIPCNESAYCYEKKCNDRNDQCKQIFGKDALSASPSCYNSMNTRGDRFGNCGILKSTYIKCNVSDSQCGRIQCKNVTQMPLLRDHSTVIHTHFNNVICWGIDYHLGMTIPDPGEVKDGTECGPEHICMNRKCVHLSRLDSNCSPKFCNMRGICNNKHHCHCNPVWDPPNCLIRGNGGSIDSGPPPKREKIKKKYLLITSLFWLLLLLCCLLCLCMRRKKKEVPAQPDKQPQMVPPPPAKPQKKVPPPPAKPQKKIAPPPAKPPQKAPTQPAKPPQQAPTQPAKPRKKAPTQPAKPQQKPSAQTSKSQQQLSAQTSKSQQKLSAQSSKSQQKLSAQSSKSQQKLSAQSSKSQQTLKSQSSVTVGPSGKQRPSVTKNVPK from the coding sequence ATGACTCTGATTAAAGCTCTGCTGTACATGAGGATCATACCCCTGCTACCCTGGCTTGGGGTGCTTCTGTCCTTTTGTGAATACACCCAGGCTGAAGACCCCCAATATCAGAGTACCCCAGAAGTAGTGATTCCTTTGAAGATACCTGACACCAGCAGAGGCATGAAGCCTTCTGGCTGGCTCTCTTACAGCCTGCGTTTTGGGGGCAAGAGACACATTGTCCACATGAAGGCCAAGAAGTATTTGCTGTCTAGACACCTCCCAGTGTTCACCTACACAGACCAAGGTGCTCTCCTCGAGGAGCAACCCTTTGTTCCTAAGGACTGCTACTACCACGGTTATGTGGAGGGGGACCCAGAATCCCTGGTTTCTCTCAGTTCCTGTTCTGGTGGCTTTCAAGGATTGTTACAGATAAATGACTTTGCTTATGAAATTAAGCCCATGACTTTTTCTACTAAATTTGAACATCTGGTATATAAAATGGATAGTGAGAAGACTCAAATTTCAGGCATGAACTCTGATTTTATGCAAGAGGAAACTGTATCCCAACTGGAGTCTCAAAAGATTAATAATTCTACTCAGAAGCAAAGTGCTTATTCCAACTGGTGGGTCCATATGTATATTATGGAATTAGCAGTGGTGGTGGACCACAGTCTATATGttcatataaaaaagaatatttcaaagtttAATGAGGACCTATATGCTATGGTAAATATAGTGGATTCCATTTATGATGGAATGGGTCTTAAACTGTCATTGTTTGGTTTGGAGTACTGGACTGAAAGAAACTATGTTCAAGTAAATCATGTACATAGATCTCTGAGATATTTCTGCGTttggaaaaatagtaactttggTTTGCGCCTGCAACATGATACTGTACATCTTTTTATAAATCAAACAGTACGAGGAATGAGTGGTTTAGGTTATCGTAATGGAATGTGTCATCCATTGCAAAGTTGTGCAATTATTACTACTACAAATAAAACCTTGAACAAGATTGCAATTGCAATAGCTCATCATCTTGGCCATAATCTGGGTATGACTCATGATGATGCCTTTTGTAAGTGTGGACATCCTAAATGTATAATGCATGTTTCAAACCCACCAGTAACTGCATTTAGCAATTGTAGTTATTCTTATTTTTGGTCATATAGTTTACAGTTCGCAAAATGTTTGTTCTACAAGACACATCCAAAggacatattttcaaagaagcGTTGTGGGGATGGTATTGTTGAAGGAGATGAGGAGTGTGACTGTGGATCTTTACTGAGTTGTTCAACAGATGCCTGCTGTCTGACAAACTGCACTCTGGCTTATGGGTCTATTTGTGCTTTTGGGCTTTGTTGCAAAGACTGCCAGTTATTACCACCAGGAATAATGTGTAGAAAAGAGGTCAATGAATGTGATCTTCCAGAGTGGTGCGATGGAAGATCCCCATTTTGCCCAAAGGATGTATATGTGGAGGATGGAATTCCCTGTAATGAAAGTGCTTATTGCTATGAAAAGAAATGTAACGACCGCAATGATCAGTGTAAGCAGATTTTTGGCAAAGATGCATTAAGTGCAAGTCCTAGTTGCTACAATAGCATGAACACTCGTGGTGACCGTTTTGGGAACTGTGGCATCCTCAAgtctacatatataaaatgtaatgtCTCAGACAGCCAGTGTGGAAGAATTCAGTGTAAGAATGTGACACAAATGCCCCTTTTGAGAGACCATTCCACCGTGATTCATACTCACTTCAATAATGTCATCTGCTGGGGTATTGACTACCACTTGGGGATGACCATACCTGATCCTGGAGAAGTGAAAGATGGCACAGAGTGTGGCCCAGAACATATCTGCATGAACAGGAAGTGTGTCCATTTATCTCGCTTGGATAGTAATTGTTCGCCTAAATTCTGTAACATGAGGGGCATTTGCAACAATAAACATCACTGCCATTGCAACCCTGTCTGGGACCCACCCAACTGCCTCATTAGGGGCAATGGAGGTAGTATTGATAGTGGCCCACCCCctaagagagaaaagataaagaagaagtaCTTGTTAATAACCTCACTTTTTTGGTTGCTTCTTTTATTATGTTGTCTTCTTTGTCTTTgtatgaggagaaagaaaaaagaagttcctGCTCAACCTGATAAACAACCGCAAATGGTTCCACCTCCACCTGCAAAGCCACAGAAAAAAGTCCCACCTCCACCCGCAAAGCCACAGAAAAAGATTGCACCTCCACCTGCAAAACCCCCGCAAAAGGCTCCTACTCAGCCTGCCAAGCCACCGCAACAGGCTCCGACTCAACCTGCAAAGCCACGGAAAAAGGCTCCGACTCAGCCTGCAAAGCCACAGCAAAAGCCTTCAGCTCAGACTTCAAAATCACAGCAACAGCTTTCAGCTCAGACttcaaaatcacagcaaaaaCTTTCAGCTCAGTCttcaaaatcacagcaaaagCTTTCAGCTCAGTCttcaaaatcacagcaaaagCTTTCAGCCCAGTCTTCAAAATCACAGCAAACTCTTAAGAGTCAATCTAGCGTAACAGTTGGCCCAAGTGGGAAACAAAGGCCATCAGTCACAAAGAATGTACCCAAataa